Within the Streptomyces sp. NBC_00554 genome, the region ACCCCGGCCGCGTGCGCGGCCCGCAGAGCGGCGACCATGCCGAGCCCGACCCGCGCTGCCTCACCGGGCGGGAGTGCACCGCCGCCCTTGAGCAGCGCACCGAGGGTGGTCGAGGGCACGTACTCCATGACGATGCAGGGCAGCCCCTCGTCGTCCACGACGTCATGGACGACGACCACGTTGGGGTGGGCGATCCGGGCGGCGCTGCGCGCCTCGCGGCGGGTGCGTTCGTAGAGCGTGCCGAGCTCGTCGTCGGTGAGATGCCGCTGGACATGCAGCCGCTTCAGCGCGACATGCCGGCTGAGCACCTCGTCCTCGGCCCGCCACACGGTGCCCATGCCACCGCGCCCGATCTGCTCGGCCAACCGGTACCGCCCGCCGATCAGCCGCCCCTCGTCCGACACAACGCGCCCTCGCCGACTCTCTCCGCGCCACTTGCCCTGTGCTGTGCAGCTCCGTAGCTGTGTAGCTGTGTTCTTTATGTTCGATTCGCGTCGACACCATAACCGTCGCAGGTTGCGGGACCGTCTCCGCGCGCTGGCGGGGCTTGACTGTGCCCAAGGTCACCGATGTACTCCCACGCATGCCAGGGACGGATGACCAGCGCGACGACCAGTTACTCGAAGCCCACCCCGCCACCCCCGGGCCGGAGGCGGCCACCGCGCAGGGCTATGTGGACAGCAGGCTGGACCAGTACCGGGGCTGGTACGACAGGAAAGCCGTCAAGATGAAGGCCATGCACCTCAGGATGCGGACGCTGTCCGTCGTCGGGGGCGCGCTGGTGCCGGTCCTTGTCAACCTCGACCTGTCGTTCGCCAAGCTCGGCGCGACCGTGCTGAGCCTGGTCGTGGTCGGCTCGGTGTCCCTGGAGAGCGTCTACCGCTACCGCGAGCAGTGGAAGAACTACCGCTCGACCGAACAGCTCCTCGTGCACGAGCGCATCTACTTCGAGACCAAGATCGGCCCCTACACCGGCCTCTCGCAGAAGGAGGCGTTCCGGACGCTGGTCGCCCGCGTGGAGACGGCGATCGCCAACGAGAACTCCGCGACCCTCAACGTCATGACGCTGGGCGGACAGGTCACCTCCGACGTCCAGCTACCGCCCGCCGTTCCGGAGGCCCGGCGCGGGGTCCAGTAGAGGTCAAAGGCCGGTGCGGCTCGACGTATCGTGACGCGTATGCAGTCCTACACAATCGGCCAGGCCGCCCGGCTGCTCGGCGTGAGCCCGGACACCGCCCGGCGGTGGGCGGACGCCGGGCGGGTGGCCACCCACCGGGACGACGGCGGGCGGCGGCTCATCGACGGCCGGGATCTGGCCGCGTTCTCCGTCGAGCTGGCGAAGACCGGAGGCGAGGAGGAGACCTCCTCCTACACCTCCGTCCGCAACGCCTTCGCCGGCATCGTCACCGCCGTCAAGCTCGGCGACGTAGCCGCCCAGGTGGAGATCCAGGCCGGTCCGCACCGACTGGTCTCCCTCCTCACCCGCGAGGCGGTCGAGGAACTGGGCCTGGAGGTCGGCATGGAGGCCACGGCGAGGGTGAAGTCGACGAACGTGCACATCGACCGCACCTAGCTCGCGCCTGGATCAGGTGGACGTCGAGTACGAGTGCGCCCCCGTCCCCGCAAGGGCGCCCCCGTCGACGATCAGGTACTCGTCGCGTATCGCGGTGCCGTCGAGCCACGACTCCAGGATCTCCCGGGTGCCGGCCGCGTAGCGGGCCTGCGCGGAGAGCGAGGAGCCGGAGATGTGCGGGGTCATCCCGTGGTGCGGCATGGTGCGCCACGGGTGGTCGGCCGGGGCGGGCTGCGGATACCAGACGTCACCCGCGTAACCGGCCAACTGCCCGCTCACCAACGCCCGTTCGACCGCGTCCCGGTCCACGATCTTCGCCCGCGCCGTGTTGATCAGATACGCGCCGCGCTTCATCGCGCCGAGCAGCTCGTCCCCGAACAGGCCCTCCGTCTCCGGGTGCAGCGGCGCGTTGATGGTGACGACGTCGCAGTGCGGGGCCATGTCCTGGGAGCTCTCGTGCCAGGTCAGCCCCAGCTCCTCCTCGACCTCGCGCGGCAGCCGGTACCGGTCCGTGTAGTGCAGCTTCACGTCGAAGGGCGCGAGGCGGCGCAGCACCGCGAGCCCGATCCGCCCGGCGGCGACCGTGCCGACGTGCATGCCCTCCAGGTCGTACGAACGGGCCACGCAGTCCGCGATGTTCCAGCCGCCGTCCAGGACCACCTGGTGGGAGGGCAGGTAGTTCCGTACGAGCGACAGCGTCATCATCACCACGTGCTCGGCGACGCTGATGCTGTTGCAGTACGTCACCTCGGCGACCGTCACGCCGTGCGCGATGGCCGCGTCGAGGTCGACGTGGTCGGAGCCGATGCCCGCCGTGACCGCCAGTTTCAGGTTCTTGGCGGCGGCGATGCGCTCGGGGGTCAGGTACGCCGGCCAGAACGGCTGCGAGATCACGACGTCCGCGTCGGGCAGCTCACGGTCGAAGACCGAGCCATCGCCGTCCTTGTCCGAGGTGACGACCAGGGTGTGGCCGCGCTCCTCCAGGAAGCGGCGCAGGCCCAGTTCGCCGGTCACGCTGCCGAGCAGGTGGCCGGGGGTGAAGTCGGTCGACTTCGGGGTGGGTGTGGTCTGGCCGCCCGGGTAGTGGTCGATGACGGGAAGGTCGTCCCGAGCGTACGTCGTGGGGTATCCGTCGGTCGGGTCGTCGTACAGCACGCAGAGCACCTTGGCCATGTCGCGGCTCTCCTCAACTCCGTTGTCGGAAGGTTCCCTTCACCATCC harbors:
- a CDS encoding DUF4231 domain-containing protein, producing MPGTDDQRDDQLLEAHPATPGPEAATAQGYVDSRLDQYRGWYDRKAVKMKAMHLRMRTLSVVGGALVPVLVNLDLSFAKLGATVLSLVVVGSVSLESVYRYREQWKNYRSTEQLLVHERIYFETKIGPYTGLSQKEAFRTLVARVETAIANENSATLNVMTLGGQVTSDVQLPPAVPEARRGVQ
- a CDS encoding molybdopterin-binding protein, yielding MQSYTIGQAARLLGVSPDTARRWADAGRVATHRDDGGRRLIDGRDLAAFSVELAKTGGEEETSSYTSVRNAFAGIVTAVKLGDVAAQVEIQAGPHRLVSLLTREAVEELGLEVGMEATARVKSTNVHIDRT
- a CDS encoding NAD-dependent formate dehydrogenase, which codes for MAKVLCVLYDDPTDGYPTTYARDDLPVIDHYPGGQTTPTPKSTDFTPGHLLGSVTGELGLRRFLEERGHTLVVTSDKDGDGSVFDRELPDADVVISQPFWPAYLTPERIAAAKNLKLAVTAGIGSDHVDLDAAIAHGVTVAEVTYCNSISVAEHVVMMTLSLVRNYLPSHQVVLDGGWNIADCVARSYDLEGMHVGTVAAGRIGLAVLRRLAPFDVKLHYTDRYRLPREVEEELGLTWHESSQDMAPHCDVVTINAPLHPETEGLFGDELLGAMKRGAYLINTARAKIVDRDAVERALVSGQLAGYAGDVWYPQPAPADHPWRTMPHHGMTPHISGSSLSAQARYAAGTREILESWLDGTAIRDEYLIVDGGALAGTGAHSYSTST